The nucleotide window CTTTGTCAGTATTTTTCTTAGCTTGAAAATAATCCAGTTCAGAGTTTCCAGCTGGCCAAGTATATCCCAAAATATAATCGTACTGGTTTTCTAAGAGATGCGACCATCGCGTTTTAAGTCGGAGATACTCCTGCACCACATGCCGAAATGGGTTATTGAAACCATGAACAATCAGCAACACGTTTTGGGAGACAACCTCAGACAGAAAAATATCCTTCGAGACGCTAATTTGCGTATTCGGCCCCTTAATGTACCGAAGCCGATCTTCCTCGCTAAACCTCTTTCCATCGGTAATCTTTTTTCTCGAACTAATTAGATACATAACCTTTCCATCTCAGTTTAAAATTACCCGGCAAGGATATTCCACCCTGCCGAGTAAGAGGGTTATTGGGTAGGGTATTAGAATCCAAGTATTACAGCAGCACTAAAAGCGCTATTTTTGGCTTCTGGATCTCCCGTTACATCAAATAGATTTGTAAGTCCCAACGTATATCGCAGATCCAATCCCACTTTTTGTATAAAATCAGAAGGGTGCTTTGCTGTTAATAGATCCAGCCCCCCTCCAAATGCCAAGCTGAACTCTGTATCTGCAAGGCTATCATCGATTTCCTGGTCGTCGGCATCTCCGTATAGACTAAATCCCATTTGAGGTCCCGCATATAGAGTAGGCTCCAGGGAAGATTTCGTTACAAAATGATATTTCACAAGGACCGGAACGGATAAGTATCCAAACTCATAATCTGTTTGTCCCGAGAACCCCTGATCTAATTCGGCTCCCTTCATACTGTAAAATACCTCGGGCTGAAGAGACCAATTGTTAAACCGGTAGTTCAAATAAATACCTCCGTTAAAACCAGCTTGAGCTTCCACATCATTTACATTATCCCCATAAATGGTAGATGCGTTTATTCCTGCTTTAAATCCCCAGCTTAAGGGAGCAGATTGGGCGTTGGCTTCACTCCCCATCAATGTGGATAAAACCAGTATTACAGGAATAGTTAGAGCGAGTATTTTTTGTTTGTTGATTCGCATAATATACCTCCGTACATTTTGACAGTTGATGAGCATTTTTCAATGCTCTGATTTATTAGACTATGAGGCACTGTAAACCCAACATTTGCAGTGCCTCTTTTATTTTTGATAACTATATAGAATCTCACATACATTCTGTTTACTTATCAGTAGTAACACTCTGGAGAGGAACTCCAAGAGTTGTTAGATATTTAACTTGTACCTCTGCAAGCTGTACACGATTTATAAAAAGAGAGAGTCTTGCCTTGTTTGCTTGTGTTAACTCTGTAACATATTCAGTGGCGGTTATAACCCCATTATCAAGCTGACTCGCACTTTCTTTCACAATCTTATTACGGAGCCCTATGATCTCTTTATCGCGTTCTATGTTCTCGCGGAGAGATGAAATTTGCTCATCCATTCGACCTATAGAAGCTTCGAGTTGCTTTGTAAAAGCTTGTTGATTCCGAGTCACTTTACGCTGTTGTATTTGCAAAGCTTGCATTTCGCGATTCGAATTTAGGAAGTCAAACAAATTCCAACGTAACTTCAGGCCTACCATGTAGTAATCGTGAAAATCATCATTCAGGAAGTTCAGTCCCGGCCTGCCATACATTGCAGAACCATAAGCTGAAATGCTGGGCATCTTTTTTGTCTCTGCCAGCTCCTTCTGTTGTTTCAATATTCTTCGGGTGCTTTCAAAGAGATCATATTCCGCACGCATTGGTTGCAATGACTGGTAACCCACCTCTAATTCTGGAAGTATTAATGCTATTGATGAATCCACCTCTTGCCCAATAAGCTCACTTAAAACTTGATAGTTCGCCCTGATATTAGACTCAATACTTGCTGAATCTTGACGAGCTTTAATAAGTTCAGCTTCCAAAATATATTGTTGGCTTGATAGTAATACTCCATTTTTTACTTGAGACCGGACGGATTTCAAACGCTCCTGAAGCTCTTCAATAAGCAAACCATTAACCTTACTCTGCTGCTGTGATAGTAGTATTCCAAAGTATACCTGATCTACTTGCGAGCGAATCTGATGCAATTCAACTTCCGTGGAATGTATCTCTTGCTTCCCCTTTGTTTTCTCAATTTTTTTACGGATTCCAACGGCCCCACCGTTAAATATTTTTTGAGTAACACTTACCGAGGCTTCATATTGATCTTTGCTCACTGCCGGTGGTCCCATCCCTCCCGGTAAGGAAATGTCGGTCACTTCAGATTGATAACTTGCCTTTCCATCTACACTTACTTGTGGATAATATCCCGTTTGGGCAATGCTAACATTCAGATCTGTAATCTTCTCCTGAAGTTCCATGTTTTTTGCAATGGGATAATTCTCTTCGGCTTGCTCGTAGCAATACTGCAGACTAATAGAATCTGCTGGCACCGGCTGTTGAAAACTTCCAAAAAACAGAAATAAGACAAGGAACACTTTCATGGCTTTTTGTAATTAATGGCATTCAAAATAAAATCAGACAAAAACTCTTTCCGCTCTTTCAGGAATTCCAGAAAATCCGACTCTTCCATAGCAAAGATAGTTTCTATCATCGTACGTGCGATAAATGGAAACAGGATGAGTCCAATGATGCTTATCATTAATTGTTTGGGGTTTACAGGATCCATATTTCCTTGTTTTACCTCACCCTCAATCTGGACAAGAAAACTTTTGGGAGGACGAATGCTTTCCTCCTTTATGAAATCTTTAAAACGATCAGCATGCTGATGCATCTCATGCAACACAAACTGAACGAGATAAGGATTATCTTCCAGAAAGGAGTAATAAGTGTCAATCAACTCATCGATCTTATCAGGCAGACTTCGGTCAGAGTCCAATACACCAAAAATCACCGGAAATAACCGTTTTATCTCCCGCTGAAACACCTCTTGAAAAAGTTTGTCTTTGCTTCGATAATAATAGTGAAGCATCGACTTATTGATTTCGGCCTCATCGGCAATTTCCTGCATGCGCGCCCCAGCATATCCCTTACGCTGAAATACACGACATGCTGCTTCAAAAATTTGTTCTTGAGTATCTAAGTTTTTGTCTGACATATCTTCTTTCATTTTAATTCAATACCATTTTACGACTATTAACCATACGATTCAACCATTTGGTTAAAATTTATAGTTAAAAATATAATTAATATAACTATAACGATTCCAATAGGTTACGGATATCGCAGAAATGACTTTAAAAAAGAATAATGCGTTTGGGAAGGTTCTTCTTGTGCGGAAAGTTAGCCGATCCGGTATTTTAGCTCCTCAATTTTTTCAAGAATTTCGCCTCGGTCCATTTCCTGATATCGCTCGGGCAACAGTTCTTTAGAGGTACATTCAATCACGGCACTGAGCGTTTGTAGTTCAATCTCCTCGGGATAGGTAGGCGGAAGAAAATCGTTAAGGGCTACATCTAAAATTTCGGGTGTGACTTTATCCAAATCTTGTGCCGCTGCTCGGAATTTTGCTCGTGTAAGGGCGGCTTCCATATCTGCACCTGAGAAGGTTTTTAACCCTTGCTCAATAACCTGTGGGATATATTCTTCGGTAAGCTGTAGCCCGGTTTTCTTTTTCATGGCATTGAAAAGCTCTACCCGTTCTTCTTTGGTATGTGGTGGAAATAAAGCCAAATGCTCTTCCGCTCGGCCCTGCCGTTTGAGATCTACCGGCATCAGGTCGGGACGTGCCGTCATCAAAAACCAGATAATTTCACCACGATTTCGGGTGTCGCTCATGAAGGTAGCAATTTGTGAAAACACGCGACTGGAAACGCCACTGTCACCACTGGCGTCACGATCACCAAGGTAAGCATCAGCCTCATCAATCATCACTGCAACAGGCGACATTGCTTTAAGCAAGCCCAAAATTTTTTCGAGATTTCCTTCGGTTACTCCTTGCCATTGGCTGCGAAAGTTTTTCAGCTTCACCATCGGAATACCCACTTCGCTCGCAAAGCAAGTCACCAAAAACGTTTTTCCGGTACCAACAGGTCCGCACACCAAATACCCCATGGGGAGTACATCTTGGCGACCACTTTTGAGCGCCTGTACAGCATGACGAAGGTGCTCTTTTACCTTGGCATGGCCGGCAACGTTGTCGAGCGTATAATCGGTTTCCACAAACTCGAGTAAACCATAAGCCTCAGCCTCAATCAGTTCTTTCTTTGCTTCAGAGAGACGATCATGAGTGATTTTCTCCTTGTTTTCTCGGGCATTGGAAAGGATGCTGCGAATATTAATAAAATTAAGTCCCGCTGTTTGCTGGGCTACTACTTTTTCACTGACATCAGAAAATGCATCAAACTCTTCATCAGTAGCCTCAAAATTGATAAACTGCTGACGCTGCTGCTCATCAGGAATATTTATTTTTATATCCGTAGTATAGGGATTTTGTACCAGCGTCTTATTTAGATCCGCCAGATTTTCGGTGAGTAAAACCGTTGTAAAATCTGCTGCTAAAAACATGGGATCATGCGCCCATCGAGACAGATACACCATTGAGGTGCGATCTTCTGAACCACTGGCACCAGCTTCGTTCATTGGCACGATAGTATCCGCATAATCAATAATCAGGGCAATGCTCTTTTTATCATCAATACGTACCCGGAAATACTGCTCCAACAGTGAAAAAACGCGCACTGGATCCTTGGGCATTTTATTGGCATAATCGGTACCCAATAACGAATCCCGGCCCGATAAAGCTTGATTAAAATCCTTTTTCGACTCTCCATCCCGAAAATAAATACCCGATGAGCGATCGTAGAAAATCACATAATCACGCGCGCCGAAAAACTCTTCTGATAAAAAGGATTTCAGGCGAACAAAATCGGTTTGACTATTCCGATGCAGGGGCACCAAATCATGTACATTTCCATGCAGGATAAACTGATTTATTGTACGACTAAGATATTTCTGGGCAAATTCCTGGGCCCACTTGGGATAATGATCAAACATACAGTTATCAGTTTTTGGTTGTCAGGTAGTGCTTAGCATGGATTATTCCATGACAATCACTTTAACAGTTTCGATACGACTTGGTGTTGCTTTGCTAATAATAATTTTCTTGTCGTCAATCAAAAGCTCTTCATTTACTTTGGGAATCCGGCCAAGCTCATTGATAATATATCCAGCTATTGTTTCATACTCGCTGGATTCTTCCGGGAGATCTATTTCAGGAAACTTCTGCATCAGATCTTCAATCTCAACCCCGCCACTTAAGATATAGCTATTGCCCGTCAGCTTTTTCATGATGTGATCTTCCGTATCATACTCATCCTGGATATCCCCAACAACCTCCTCGAGCAGATCCTCGATAGTAACCATTCCGGAGGTACCTCCATACTCATCAATTACAATT belongs to Fodinibius sp. Rm-B-1B1-1 and includes:
- a CDS encoding porin family protein, which produces MRINKQKILALTIPVILVLSTLMGSEANAQSAPLSWGFKAGINASTIYGDNVNDVEAQAGFNGGIYLNYRFNNWSLQPEVFYSMKGAELDQGFSGQTDYEFGYLSVPVLVKYHFVTKSSLEPTLYAGPQMGFSLYGDADDQEIDDSLADTEFSLAFGGGLDLLTAKHPSDFIQKVGLDLRYTLGLTNLFDVTGDPEAKNSAFSAAVILGF
- a CDS encoding TolC family protein encodes the protein MKVFLVLFLFFGSFQQPVPADSISLQYCYEQAEENYPIAKNMELQEKITDLNVSIAQTGYYPQVSVDGKASYQSEVTDISLPGGMGPPAVSKDQYEASVSVTQKIFNGGAVGIRKKIEKTKGKQEIHSTEVELHQIRSQVDQVYFGILLSQQQSKVNGLLIEELQERLKSVRSQVKNGVLLSSQQYILEAELIKARQDSASIESNIRANYQVLSELIGQEVDSSIALILPELEVGYQSLQPMRAEYDLFESTRRILKQQKELAETKKMPSISAYGSAMYGRPGLNFLNDDFHDYYMVGLKLRWNLFDFLNSNREMQALQIQQRKVTRNQQAFTKQLEASIGRMDEQISSLRENIERDKEIIGLRNKIVKESASQLDNGVITATEYVTELTQANKARLSLFINRVQLAEVQVKYLTTLGVPLQSVTTDK
- a CDS encoding TetR/AcrR family transcriptional regulator, whose protein sequence is MSDKNLDTQEQIFEAACRVFQRKGYAGARMQEIADEAEINKSMLHYYYRSKDKLFQEVFQREIKRLFPVIFGVLDSDRSLPDKIDELIDTYYSFLEDNPYLVQFVLHEMHQHADRFKDFIKEESIRPPKSFLVQIEGEVKQGNMDPVNPKQLMISIIGLILFPFIARTMIETIFAMEESDFLEFLKERKEFLSDFILNAINYKKP
- a CDS encoding ATP-binding protein, producing the protein MFDHYPKWAQEFAQKYLSRTINQFILHGNVHDLVPLHRNSQTDFVRLKSFLSEEFFGARDYVIFYDRSSGIYFRDGESKKDFNQALSGRDSLLGTDYANKMPKDPVRVFSLLEQYFRVRIDDKKSIALIIDYADTIVPMNEAGASGSEDRTSMVYLSRWAHDPMFLAADFTTVLLTENLADLNKTLVQNPYTTDIKINIPDEQQRQQFINFEATDEEFDAFSDVSEKVVAQQTAGLNFINIRSILSNARENKEKITHDRLSEAKKELIEAEAYGLLEFVETDYTLDNVAGHAKVKEHLRHAVQALKSGRQDVLPMGYLVCGPVGTGKTFLVTCFASEVGIPMVKLKNFRSQWQGVTEGNLEKILGLLKAMSPVAVMIDEADAYLGDRDASGDSGVSSRVFSQIATFMSDTRNRGEIIWFLMTARPDLMPVDLKRQGRAEEHLALFPPHTKEERVELFNAMKKKTGLQLTEEYIPQVIEQGLKTFSGADMEAALTRAKFRAAAQDLDKVTPEILDVALNDFLPPTYPEEIELQTLSAVIECTSKELLPERYQEMDRGEILEKIEELKYRIG